A single genomic interval of Halalkalibaculum roseum harbors:
- a CDS encoding sigma-70 family RNA polymerase sigma factor: MNDIAHKYSDKQRRFNEEMNPHLDALYNFALQLTSDPNDAKDLVQDTIVKAYRFFDSYEMGTNAKSWLFRILNNSYINDYRRKSNLPGFVDYDEVSSFFEIIRDQRTDTTDLEDMIYRDLLNDDISYALANLKEKYRSVVVLCDIEDFTYEEISNMLDLPIGTVRSRLHRGRLLLKEQLLDYARKKGYELIA; encoded by the coding sequence ATGAATGACATAGCTCATAAGTACAGTGATAAGCAGAGGAGATTTAACGAGGAAATGAACCCTCACCTGGATGCATTGTATAACTTTGCCTTGCAGTTAACCTCAGACCCGAATGATGCCAAAGATTTGGTACAGGATACAATTGTGAAGGCATATCGGTTCTTTGATTCCTACGAGATGGGCACTAATGCCAAATCCTGGCTGTTTCGTATTTTGAATAACTCATATATCAATGACTATCGCAGAAAGTCTAACCTGCCAGGTTTTGTAGATTATGACGAAGTATCCTCCTTTTTTGAAATTATAAGAGATCAGCGGACAGACACTACCGATCTCGAAGATATGATCTATCGTGATCTGTTGAATGATGACATCTCTTATGCTCTGGCCAATCTCAAAGAAAAGTACCGCTCTGTCGTTGTGCTCTGTGATATTGAGGATTTTACCTATGAAGAGATATCCAACATGCTGGATCTGCCAATTGGCACCGTGCGATCTCGTCTGCACCGCGGACGTTTGCTACTCAAAGAACAGCTACTGGATTATGCCCGGAAAAAAGGATATGAACTGATAGCTTAG